A genome region from Hevea brasiliensis isolate MT/VB/25A 57/8 chromosome 9, ASM3005281v1, whole genome shotgun sequence includes the following:
- the LOC110659524 gene encoding zinc-finger homeodomain protein 10 has product MDIAPTTTSITNTNTPTAKSPDQETETPTRIQSAKPVSFTNGVLKRHNPHHHHHHLSAPPVVVTYKECLKNHAASLGGHALDGCGEFMPSPIANHNDPTSIKCAACGCHRNFHRREPEDSPPPANTTTTIEYQPHHRHHPPPPPPQAVPQPYRSPNSASPPPISSSYPSAPHMLLALSGGVSAGLNGNSTINVPGGSSARKRFRSKFSQSQKERMYHFAERVGWKVQKRDEESIQEFCNEVGVDKGVLKVWMHNNKNTFGKRDANGNGIRSNDLENTHDTTTTTNNNNSSDIVDHHQLFENDNVAHVCTNGSSSSS; this is encoded by the coding sequence ATGGACATAGCCCCAACAACAACCTCCATCACCAACACAAATACCCCAACTGCAAAATCTCCTGACCAGGAAACGGAAACGCCTACCCGGATCCAATCAGCTAAGCCTGTATCTTTCACCAACGGTGTGCTCAAACGCCACAAtccccaccaccaccaccaccatcttTCTGCTCCTCCGGTAGTCGTAACTTACAAAGAATGCCTCAAGAACCACGCTGCTTCCTTGGGCGGTCATGCTCTAGATGGCTGTGGAGAGTTCATGCCTTCCCCCATTGCTAACCACAACGACCCCACTTCCATAAAATGCGCTGCCTGCGGTTGCCACCGCAACTTCCACCGCCGTGAACCAGAAGATTCCCCTCCCCCTGccaataccaccaccaccattGAGTACCAGCCCCACCACCGTCACCATCCTCCGCCCCCACCTCCACAAGCAGTACCACAACCTTATCGAAGCCCCAATTCTGCCTCTCCTCCGCCGATCTCCTCATCGTACCCCTCAGCGCCACACATGCTGTTGGCGCTCTCAGGTGGTGTATCTGCAGGTTTAAATGGCAATTCAACTATAAACGTTCCAGGTGGTTCTTCGGCGAGAAAACGTTTCAGGAGCAAGTTTAGCCAGAGCCAGAAAGAGAGAATGTACCATTTCGCAGAGAGAGTTGGATGGAAGGTGCAGAAAAGGGATGAGGAATCGATTCAAGAATTCTGCAATGAAGTTGGGGTTGACAAAGGCGTGTTAAAAGTGTGGATGCATAATAACAAGAACACTTTCGGCAAAAGGGATGCTAATGGGAATGGAATTAGAAGCAATGATCTTGAAAACACCCACGACACCACCACAACCACCAACAACAATAACAGCAGTGACATCGTGGATCATCACCAACTCTTTGAGAATGATAATGTTGCTCATGTCTGCACTAATGGGTCGTCTTCATCTTCTTGA